In one window of Bombus fervidus isolate BK054 chromosome 4, iyBomFerv1, whole genome shotgun sequence DNA:
- the LOC139986204 gene encoding netrin receptor UNC5C isoform X2, with protein MELKISILLLALLRLASTLENTKEEEDAEEDDEENYSVDDYDYGDYESATINSDIDLIAGGSLPIFLAEPVDTFVVKGKPATLHCRAAHALQVYFRCNGDRAERSQHQDFVDPRTGTRVVEVELNVTRNEVEEYFGRERFKCECVAWSGPGQIRGQPATVEVAYLKKHFLSPPYSLSVEAGRNAELRCTPPLGVPQPKVYWLKNGTPLETMTSSTPASSMADSIPNDVTAANNFVQTVDGHLILGKAELRHQGNYSCVAENIAARRVSEPAVLTVYVNGGWSSWSGWSDCSTRCGRGVQKRTRTCTNPAAMNGGQACPGPLTQRVECNPSCPAVDGRWSSWSSWSACGPDCSRVRRRSCNDPPASNGGRPCQGKDVIVESCSMDRCNALGQDGPRVFKEATRATDNRNILALWITLILAAITLIVTSIFFFRLMRRKERREALYGVARLDFRRPEDLAKSVVSKNDRSVLSVDRRLEQVIDESNASRMPRSCSEHHYDVPQLSLPSTTRPSPSSSVARSSCRNSQRGKGLSDNEEGRSSRSTCQANQESNNEDDDDHDDEERPGEDDRSHEDSGGFIVRAVVDDQGALLVVPEVGVSMSIPEGAISRGRRHGLHLAVLGDDSLRPGLPPGLTLLSAIVACGPNGIDLVKPVILQFEHCAELRTGNWELSLWSTDLDLETKSNNSSNSSTSSSLASGSMWRKILTLGGEPINLPGQPFAQLDHSGVFLVTESPSVYAVAGENSVVAPGLAVKRICVAVFLSREKDHIRCHLMEDTKAAFKLVVEQERRLGGCRIDHGALGFRAGGSPLRIDLEDRESGFVERQEVPHRRIWSSTRTSVRRSFRIEKTVGDLRLSFELRVCQCGFEEHALFLRIDLDLMKRNTSSGKRATKSESSIVLRGKNSNRSTESIVPRPFRFSKTLRKQLCQCLDPPSARGNDWRMLAQRLQVDRYVDYFATKSSPTEHILDLWEAKHQEATALADLLNHLRLMGRVDAANVLESRLGPWI; from the exons GTGTATTTTCGCTGTAACGGTGACCGGGCTGAACGTTCGCAGCACCAGGATTTTGTCGACCCTCGTACCGGAACGAGGGTCGTCGAGGTCGAGTTGAACGTGACGAGGAACGAGGTCGAGGAGTACTTCGGTAGGGAGAGGTTCAAGTGCGAGTGCGTGGCATGGTCGGGACCAGGTCAGATTCGAGGGCAGCCTGCTACAGTTGAGGTCGCTT ACCTGAAGAAGCACTTCCTGTCGCCGCCGTACTCGCTGTCCGTGGAAGCTGGCCGAAACGCGGAACTTCGTTGCACGCCACCCTTAGGAGTGCCACAACCGAAAGTCTACTGGTTGAAGAATGGCACGCCTCTCGAGACAATGACCAGCTCCACTCCGGCCTCTTCTATGGCGGACAGCATCCCCAATGACGTGACAGCGGCCAACAATTTCGTTCAAACCGTAGATGGACACCTGATCCTGGGGAAGGCCGAGCTGAGGCATCAGGGGAATTATTCGTGCGTCGCTGAGAACATCGCTGCCAGGCGGGTCAGTGAACCGGCAGTGCTGACGGTTTATG TGAACGGCGGGTGGTCTTCCTGGTCAGGATGGTCAGACTGCAGCACCCGTTGCGGCCGAGGTGTACAAAAGAGAACACGAACGTGCACGAATCCCGCGGCCATGAATGGAGGTCAAGCCTGTCCAGGTCCACTGACGCAGAGGGTCGAGTGCAATCCCTCCTGTCCCG CGGTCGACGGCAGATGGTCAAGCTGGTCCTCGTGGTCCGCATGCGGTCCCGATTGTTCCAGAGTAAGAAGGAGATCCTGCAACGACCCCCCGGCGAGCAATGGTGGTCGTCCCTGTCAAGGCAAGGACGTCATCGTCGAGTCTTGTTCCATGGATCGATGTAATG CTTTGGGACAGGACGGCCCGCGAGTCTTCAAGGAAG CAACCAGGGCGACCGATAACAGAAACATACTGGCACTCTGGATCACTCTCATCTTAGCAGCGATCACTCTGATAGTAACAAGCATCTTTTTCTTCCGCTTGATGCGTCGAAAAGAACGAAGGGAAGCCCTGTATGGGGTAGCCAGGTTAGACTTCCGTCGTCCGGAAGATTTAGCTAAATCGGTCGTCTCGAAGAACGATCGTTCTGTTCTATCCGTGGACAGGCGACTGGAACAAGTGATAGACGAGTCAAACGCATCTAGGATGCCTAG ATCTTGCTCGGAGCACCACTACGACGTGCCTCAGCTTTCATTGCCCTCGACCACAAGGCCATCGCCTAGTTCTTCCGTCGCCAGATCCTCCTGTAGGAACTCCCAGCGTGGCAAAGGCTTATCTGATAACGAGGAAGGCCGATCATCTC GTTCCACCTGCCAGGCGAACCAGGAGAGCAACAAcgaggacgacgacgaccacGACGACGAGGAGAGACCTGGAGAAGACGACAGAAGCCACGAAGATTCTGGTGGATTCATCGTGAGAGCTGTGGTCGATGATCAAGGTGCTCTTCTGGTGGTTCCAGAAGTTGGAGTTTCGATGTCCATCCCAGAAGGAGCCATTTCTCGTGGAAGAAGACACGGTCTACACTTGGCTGTTCTTGGAGATGATTCTCTGAGACCTGGTCTACCACCTGGTTTGACTCTATTGTCGGCAATAGTGGCTTGTGGCCCGAATGGAATCGACCTGGTGAAGCCTGTGATCCTCCAGTTTGAACACTGTGCCGAATTGAGGACTGGAAACTGGGAACTGAGTCTCTGGTCCACGGATCTTGACTTGGAGACAAAGTCTAACAACTCGAGCAATTCGTCTACCAGTTCTAGTCTCGCTTCTGGTTCTATGTGGAGAAAGATTCTTACACTGGGAGGCGAGCCTATAAATCTTCCTGGGCAACCATTTGCACAATTAGATCACTCTGGAGTATTTTTGGTCACTGAGAGTCCTAGTGTGTATGCAGTCGCTGGAGAGAATTCTGTGGTCGCGCCTGGATTGGCAGTGAAGAGAATTTGTGTTGCTGTGTTTCTGTCTCGCGAGAAGGATCACATCAGGTGTCATTTAATGGAGGACACGAAGGCTGCCTTTAAACTTGTAGTGGAACAG GAACGGCGATTAGGCGGTTGCCGAATCGATCACGGAGCGCTAGGCTTCAGAGCAGGTGGTTCACCGCTTCGAATCGACTTAGAAGACAGAGAAAGCGGATTCGTCGAGCGTCAAGAGGTTCCACATCGTCGAATCTGGTCGTCGACGAGAACCAGTGTGAGAAGATCCTTCAGGATCGAGAAAACCGTTGGCGATCTAAGGCTCAGCTTCGAGCTGCGAGTCTGTCAATGTGGTTTCGAAGAGCATGCGCTCTTCCTGAGAATCGACCTGGACTTGATGAAGAGAAATACTTCTAGTGGAAAGAGAGCCACGAAGTCTGAATCATCCATCGTTTTGCGTGGGAAGAATTCGAACAGGTCGACCGAATCAATTGTTCCCAGACCATTCAG ATTTTCTAAGACGCTAAGAAAACAGTTGTGTCAGTGTCTCGATCCGCCAAGTGCGCGAGGAAACGATTGGAGAATGTTAGCGCAGAGACTTCAAGTAGATCG ATACGTTGATTACTTTGCAACAAAATCCAGTCCAACAGAGCACATTTTGGATCTTTGGGAGGCAAAACATCAGGAAGCTACGGCTCTCGCGGATCTTTTGAATCATTTAAGACTGATGGGACGCGTGGACGCTGCCAATGTTCTCGAAAGTCGCCTAGGTCCATGGATCTAA
- the LOC139986204 gene encoding netrin receptor UNC5C isoform X3, with the protein MTTSTASNRELHPLLLDTKEEEDAEEDDEENYSVDDYDYGDYESATINSDIDLIAGGSLPIFLAEPVDTFVVKGKPATLHCRAAHALQVYFRCNGDRAERSQHQDFVDPRTGTRVVEVELNVTRNEVEEYFGRERFKCECVAWSGPGQIRGQPATVEVAYLKKHFLSPPYSLSVEAGRNAELRCTPPLGVPQPKVYWLKNGTPLETMTSSTPASSMADSIPNDVTAANNFVQTVDGHLILGKAELRHQGNYSCVAENIAARRVSEPAVLTVYVNGGWSSWSGWSDCSTRCGRGVQKRTRTCTNPAAMNGGQACPGPLTQRVECNPSCPAVDGRWSSWSSWSACGPDCSRVRRRSCNDPPASNGGRPCQGKDVIVESCSMDRCNALGQDGPRVFKEATRATDNRNILALWITLILAAITLIVTSIFFFRLMRRKERREALYGVARLDFRRPEDLAKSVVSKNDRSVLSVDRRLEQVIDESNASRMPRSCSEHHYDVPQLSLPSTTRPSPSSSVARSSCRNSQRGKGLSDNEEGRSSRSTCQANQESNNEDDDDHDDEERPGEDDRSHEDSGGFIVRAVVDDQGALLVVPEVGVSMSIPEGAISRGRRHGLHLAVLGDDSLRPGLPPGLTLLSAIVACGPNGIDLVKPVILQFEHCAELRTGNWELSLWSTDLDLETKSNNSSNSSTSSSLASGSMWRKILTLGGEPINLPGQPFAQLDHSGVFLVTESPSVYAVAGENSVVAPGLAVKRICVAVFLSREKDHIRCHLMEDTKAAFKLVVEQERRLGGCRIDHGALGFRAGGSPLRIDLEDRESGFVERQEVPHRRIWSSTRTSVRRSFRIEKTVGDLRLSFELRVCQCGFEEHALFLRIDLDLMKRNTSSGKRATKSESSIVLRGKNSNRSTESIVPRPFRFSKTLRKQLCQCLDPPSARGNDWRMLAQRLQVDRYVDYFATKSSPTEHILDLWEAKHQEATALADLLNHLRLMGRVDAANVLESRLGPWI; encoded by the exons GTGTATTTTCGCTGTAACGGTGACCGGGCTGAACGTTCGCAGCACCAGGATTTTGTCGACCCTCGTACCGGAACGAGGGTCGTCGAGGTCGAGTTGAACGTGACGAGGAACGAGGTCGAGGAGTACTTCGGTAGGGAGAGGTTCAAGTGCGAGTGCGTGGCATGGTCGGGACCAGGTCAGATTCGAGGGCAGCCTGCTACAGTTGAGGTCGCTT ACCTGAAGAAGCACTTCCTGTCGCCGCCGTACTCGCTGTCCGTGGAAGCTGGCCGAAACGCGGAACTTCGTTGCACGCCACCCTTAGGAGTGCCACAACCGAAAGTCTACTGGTTGAAGAATGGCACGCCTCTCGAGACAATGACCAGCTCCACTCCGGCCTCTTCTATGGCGGACAGCATCCCCAATGACGTGACAGCGGCCAACAATTTCGTTCAAACCGTAGATGGACACCTGATCCTGGGGAAGGCCGAGCTGAGGCATCAGGGGAATTATTCGTGCGTCGCTGAGAACATCGCTGCCAGGCGGGTCAGTGAACCGGCAGTGCTGACGGTTTATG TGAACGGCGGGTGGTCTTCCTGGTCAGGATGGTCAGACTGCAGCACCCGTTGCGGCCGAGGTGTACAAAAGAGAACACGAACGTGCACGAATCCCGCGGCCATGAATGGAGGTCAAGCCTGTCCAGGTCCACTGACGCAGAGGGTCGAGTGCAATCCCTCCTGTCCCG CGGTCGACGGCAGATGGTCAAGCTGGTCCTCGTGGTCCGCATGCGGTCCCGATTGTTCCAGAGTAAGAAGGAGATCCTGCAACGACCCCCCGGCGAGCAATGGTGGTCGTCCCTGTCAAGGCAAGGACGTCATCGTCGAGTCTTGTTCCATGGATCGATGTAATG CTTTGGGACAGGACGGCCCGCGAGTCTTCAAGGAAG CAACCAGGGCGACCGATAACAGAAACATACTGGCACTCTGGATCACTCTCATCTTAGCAGCGATCACTCTGATAGTAACAAGCATCTTTTTCTTCCGCTTGATGCGTCGAAAAGAACGAAGGGAAGCCCTGTATGGGGTAGCCAGGTTAGACTTCCGTCGTCCGGAAGATTTAGCTAAATCGGTCGTCTCGAAGAACGATCGTTCTGTTCTATCCGTGGACAGGCGACTGGAACAAGTGATAGACGAGTCAAACGCATCTAGGATGCCTAG ATCTTGCTCGGAGCACCACTACGACGTGCCTCAGCTTTCATTGCCCTCGACCACAAGGCCATCGCCTAGTTCTTCCGTCGCCAGATCCTCCTGTAGGAACTCCCAGCGTGGCAAAGGCTTATCTGATAACGAGGAAGGCCGATCATCTC GTTCCACCTGCCAGGCGAACCAGGAGAGCAACAAcgaggacgacgacgaccacGACGACGAGGAGAGACCTGGAGAAGACGACAGAAGCCACGAAGATTCTGGTGGATTCATCGTGAGAGCTGTGGTCGATGATCAAGGTGCTCTTCTGGTGGTTCCAGAAGTTGGAGTTTCGATGTCCATCCCAGAAGGAGCCATTTCTCGTGGAAGAAGACACGGTCTACACTTGGCTGTTCTTGGAGATGATTCTCTGAGACCTGGTCTACCACCTGGTTTGACTCTATTGTCGGCAATAGTGGCTTGTGGCCCGAATGGAATCGACCTGGTGAAGCCTGTGATCCTCCAGTTTGAACACTGTGCCGAATTGAGGACTGGAAACTGGGAACTGAGTCTCTGGTCCACGGATCTTGACTTGGAGACAAAGTCTAACAACTCGAGCAATTCGTCTACCAGTTCTAGTCTCGCTTCTGGTTCTATGTGGAGAAAGATTCTTACACTGGGAGGCGAGCCTATAAATCTTCCTGGGCAACCATTTGCACAATTAGATCACTCTGGAGTATTTTTGGTCACTGAGAGTCCTAGTGTGTATGCAGTCGCTGGAGAGAATTCTGTGGTCGCGCCTGGATTGGCAGTGAAGAGAATTTGTGTTGCTGTGTTTCTGTCTCGCGAGAAGGATCACATCAGGTGTCATTTAATGGAGGACACGAAGGCTGCCTTTAAACTTGTAGTGGAACAG GAACGGCGATTAGGCGGTTGCCGAATCGATCACGGAGCGCTAGGCTTCAGAGCAGGTGGTTCACCGCTTCGAATCGACTTAGAAGACAGAGAAAGCGGATTCGTCGAGCGTCAAGAGGTTCCACATCGTCGAATCTGGTCGTCGACGAGAACCAGTGTGAGAAGATCCTTCAGGATCGAGAAAACCGTTGGCGATCTAAGGCTCAGCTTCGAGCTGCGAGTCTGTCAATGTGGTTTCGAAGAGCATGCGCTCTTCCTGAGAATCGACCTGGACTTGATGAAGAGAAATACTTCTAGTGGAAAGAGAGCCACGAAGTCTGAATCATCCATCGTTTTGCGTGGGAAGAATTCGAACAGGTCGACCGAATCAATTGTTCCCAGACCATTCAG ATTTTCTAAGACGCTAAGAAAACAGTTGTGTCAGTGTCTCGATCCGCCAAGTGCGCGAGGAAACGATTGGAGAATGTTAGCGCAGAGACTTCAAGTAGATCG ATACGTTGATTACTTTGCAACAAAATCCAGTCCAACAGAGCACATTTTGGATCTTTGGGAGGCAAAACATCAGGAAGCTACGGCTCTCGCGGATCTTTTGAATCATTTAAGACTGATGGGACGCGTGGACGCTGCCAATGTTCTCGAAAGTCGCCTAGGTCCATGGATCTAA
- the LOC139986204 gene encoding netrin receptor UNC5C isoform X1 → MELKISILLLALLRLASTLESELHPLLLDTKEEEDAEEDDEENYSVDDYDYGDYESATINSDIDLIAGGSLPIFLAEPVDTFVVKGKPATLHCRAAHALQVYFRCNGDRAERSQHQDFVDPRTGTRVVEVELNVTRNEVEEYFGRERFKCECVAWSGPGQIRGQPATVEVAYLKKHFLSPPYSLSVEAGRNAELRCTPPLGVPQPKVYWLKNGTPLETMTSSTPASSMADSIPNDVTAANNFVQTVDGHLILGKAELRHQGNYSCVAENIAARRVSEPAVLTVYVNGGWSSWSGWSDCSTRCGRGVQKRTRTCTNPAAMNGGQACPGPLTQRVECNPSCPAVDGRWSSWSSWSACGPDCSRVRRRSCNDPPASNGGRPCQGKDVIVESCSMDRCNALGQDGPRVFKEATRATDNRNILALWITLILAAITLIVTSIFFFRLMRRKERREALYGVARLDFRRPEDLAKSVVSKNDRSVLSVDRRLEQVIDESNASRMPRSCSEHHYDVPQLSLPSTTRPSPSSSVARSSCRNSQRGKGLSDNEEGRSSRSTCQANQESNNEDDDDHDDEERPGEDDRSHEDSGGFIVRAVVDDQGALLVVPEVGVSMSIPEGAISRGRRHGLHLAVLGDDSLRPGLPPGLTLLSAIVACGPNGIDLVKPVILQFEHCAELRTGNWELSLWSTDLDLETKSNNSSNSSTSSSLASGSMWRKILTLGGEPINLPGQPFAQLDHSGVFLVTESPSVYAVAGENSVVAPGLAVKRICVAVFLSREKDHIRCHLMEDTKAAFKLVVEQERRLGGCRIDHGALGFRAGGSPLRIDLEDRESGFVERQEVPHRRIWSSTRTSVRRSFRIEKTVGDLRLSFELRVCQCGFEEHALFLRIDLDLMKRNTSSGKRATKSESSIVLRGKNSNRSTESIVPRPFRFSKTLRKQLCQCLDPPSARGNDWRMLAQRLQVDRYVDYFATKSSPTEHILDLWEAKHQEATALADLLNHLRLMGRVDAANVLESRLGPWI, encoded by the exons GTGTATTTTCGCTGTAACGGTGACCGGGCTGAACGTTCGCAGCACCAGGATTTTGTCGACCCTCGTACCGGAACGAGGGTCGTCGAGGTCGAGTTGAACGTGACGAGGAACGAGGTCGAGGAGTACTTCGGTAGGGAGAGGTTCAAGTGCGAGTGCGTGGCATGGTCGGGACCAGGTCAGATTCGAGGGCAGCCTGCTACAGTTGAGGTCGCTT ACCTGAAGAAGCACTTCCTGTCGCCGCCGTACTCGCTGTCCGTGGAAGCTGGCCGAAACGCGGAACTTCGTTGCACGCCACCCTTAGGAGTGCCACAACCGAAAGTCTACTGGTTGAAGAATGGCACGCCTCTCGAGACAATGACCAGCTCCACTCCGGCCTCTTCTATGGCGGACAGCATCCCCAATGACGTGACAGCGGCCAACAATTTCGTTCAAACCGTAGATGGACACCTGATCCTGGGGAAGGCCGAGCTGAGGCATCAGGGGAATTATTCGTGCGTCGCTGAGAACATCGCTGCCAGGCGGGTCAGTGAACCGGCAGTGCTGACGGTTTATG TGAACGGCGGGTGGTCTTCCTGGTCAGGATGGTCAGACTGCAGCACCCGTTGCGGCCGAGGTGTACAAAAGAGAACACGAACGTGCACGAATCCCGCGGCCATGAATGGAGGTCAAGCCTGTCCAGGTCCACTGACGCAGAGGGTCGAGTGCAATCCCTCCTGTCCCG CGGTCGACGGCAGATGGTCAAGCTGGTCCTCGTGGTCCGCATGCGGTCCCGATTGTTCCAGAGTAAGAAGGAGATCCTGCAACGACCCCCCGGCGAGCAATGGTGGTCGTCCCTGTCAAGGCAAGGACGTCATCGTCGAGTCTTGTTCCATGGATCGATGTAATG CTTTGGGACAGGACGGCCCGCGAGTCTTCAAGGAAG CAACCAGGGCGACCGATAACAGAAACATACTGGCACTCTGGATCACTCTCATCTTAGCAGCGATCACTCTGATAGTAACAAGCATCTTTTTCTTCCGCTTGATGCGTCGAAAAGAACGAAGGGAAGCCCTGTATGGGGTAGCCAGGTTAGACTTCCGTCGTCCGGAAGATTTAGCTAAATCGGTCGTCTCGAAGAACGATCGTTCTGTTCTATCCGTGGACAGGCGACTGGAACAAGTGATAGACGAGTCAAACGCATCTAGGATGCCTAG ATCTTGCTCGGAGCACCACTACGACGTGCCTCAGCTTTCATTGCCCTCGACCACAAGGCCATCGCCTAGTTCTTCCGTCGCCAGATCCTCCTGTAGGAACTCCCAGCGTGGCAAAGGCTTATCTGATAACGAGGAAGGCCGATCATCTC GTTCCACCTGCCAGGCGAACCAGGAGAGCAACAAcgaggacgacgacgaccacGACGACGAGGAGAGACCTGGAGAAGACGACAGAAGCCACGAAGATTCTGGTGGATTCATCGTGAGAGCTGTGGTCGATGATCAAGGTGCTCTTCTGGTGGTTCCAGAAGTTGGAGTTTCGATGTCCATCCCAGAAGGAGCCATTTCTCGTGGAAGAAGACACGGTCTACACTTGGCTGTTCTTGGAGATGATTCTCTGAGACCTGGTCTACCACCTGGTTTGACTCTATTGTCGGCAATAGTGGCTTGTGGCCCGAATGGAATCGACCTGGTGAAGCCTGTGATCCTCCAGTTTGAACACTGTGCCGAATTGAGGACTGGAAACTGGGAACTGAGTCTCTGGTCCACGGATCTTGACTTGGAGACAAAGTCTAACAACTCGAGCAATTCGTCTACCAGTTCTAGTCTCGCTTCTGGTTCTATGTGGAGAAAGATTCTTACACTGGGAGGCGAGCCTATAAATCTTCCTGGGCAACCATTTGCACAATTAGATCACTCTGGAGTATTTTTGGTCACTGAGAGTCCTAGTGTGTATGCAGTCGCTGGAGAGAATTCTGTGGTCGCGCCTGGATTGGCAGTGAAGAGAATTTGTGTTGCTGTGTTTCTGTCTCGCGAGAAGGATCACATCAGGTGTCATTTAATGGAGGACACGAAGGCTGCCTTTAAACTTGTAGTGGAACAG GAACGGCGATTAGGCGGTTGCCGAATCGATCACGGAGCGCTAGGCTTCAGAGCAGGTGGTTCACCGCTTCGAATCGACTTAGAAGACAGAGAAAGCGGATTCGTCGAGCGTCAAGAGGTTCCACATCGTCGAATCTGGTCGTCGACGAGAACCAGTGTGAGAAGATCCTTCAGGATCGAGAAAACCGTTGGCGATCTAAGGCTCAGCTTCGAGCTGCGAGTCTGTCAATGTGGTTTCGAAGAGCATGCGCTCTTCCTGAGAATCGACCTGGACTTGATGAAGAGAAATACTTCTAGTGGAAAGAGAGCCACGAAGTCTGAATCATCCATCGTTTTGCGTGGGAAGAATTCGAACAGGTCGACCGAATCAATTGTTCCCAGACCATTCAG ATTTTCTAAGACGCTAAGAAAACAGTTGTGTCAGTGTCTCGATCCGCCAAGTGCGCGAGGAAACGATTGGAGAATGTTAGCGCAGAGACTTCAAGTAGATCG ATACGTTGATTACTTTGCAACAAAATCCAGTCCAACAGAGCACATTTTGGATCTTTGGGAGGCAAAACATCAGGAAGCTACGGCTCTCGCGGATCTTTTGAATCATTTAAGACTGATGGGACGCGTGGACGCTGCCAATGTTCTCGAAAGTCGCCTAGGTCCATGGATCTAA